In Aegilops tauschii subsp. strangulata cultivar AL8/78 chromosome 3, Aet v6.0, whole genome shotgun sequence, one genomic interval encodes:
- the LOC109785154 gene encoding basic leucine zipper 23 has translation MDDGLYLPIPSHLLFPYPEISHGFDDEFLACTHTHTCCNVPSWPAAAHAHTCLHAHTQVIASGEDHAEHDQLRNLRKPLGNREAVRKYRQKKKAHAAFLEEEVKKLRAANQQLLRRLQGHAALEAEVARLTGLLLDVRGKIDAAEIGALPLEERCSFGSVVCTAAEPTPCFDAGGAEVAAVREAGDVDDGGIVSGELGVPEVVDAVASFVNSAA, from the coding sequence ATGGACGACGGACTATACCTTCCGATCCCCAGCCACCTTCTGTTTCCATATCCTGAGATCTCCCACGGCTTCGATGATGAGTTCCTAGCGTGTACTCACACACACACCTGCTGCAACGTTCCATCATGGCCGGCCGCGGCGCACGCCCACACGTGCCTCCACGCGCACACCCAAGTCATAGCTTCCGGTGAAGATCACGCGGAGCATGACCAACTGAGGAATCTCCGGAAGCCGCTGGGGAACCGTGAGGCCGTGCGCAAGTACCGGCAGAAGAAGAAAGCCCACGCAGCCTTCCTCGAGGAGGAGGTCAAGAAGCTCCGCGCCGCCAACCAGCAGCTCCTGAGGCGGCTGCAGGGCCACGCGGCCCTGGAGGCCGAGGTGGCGAGGCTGACGGGCCTCCTGCTCGATGTCCGAGGCAAGATCGACGCGGCAGAGATCGGCGCCCTGCCGTTAGAGGAGCGGTGCAGCTTCGGCTCTGTCGTCTGTACTGCTGCAGAACCGACGCCATGCTTTGACGCTGGCGGTGCTGAGGTAGCAGCGGTCCGGGAGGCTGGCGATGTCGATGACGGCGGCATCGTCTCGGGAGAACTCGGTGTTCCTGAAGTGGTGGATGCTGTTGCCAGCTTCGTGAACTCTGCTGCATAA